The Coriobacteriia bacterium genome includes a region encoding these proteins:
- a CDS encoding GDP-L-fucose synthase, with product MRRDSRIYVAGHRGLVGSAILRRLEAAGHENLLLRTHSELDLTSQAATEAFFASERPEYVFLAAAKVGGIGANSAYPAEFIYENLAIAMNVVEAARVHGVTKLLNLGSSCIYPRLAEQPMTEDALLTGPLEPTNEPYAVAKIAAIKLCSAYNRQYGTDFVSLMPTNLYGVGDDYDTESGHALPALVAKFHEAKVSGRDRVVLWGDGSPRREFLFSDDLADAAVMVMERLSADEVGEFINVGSGEELSIAQLAGLVRDTVYADAAGRECEIVWDTSRPGGTPRKLLDTSRMRAHGWRPSTPLARGLPIAYADYLRRHA from the coding sequence ATGCGTAGGGACTCCCGGATCTACGTCGCCGGCCATCGAGGCCTGGTGGGCTCGGCCATCCTTCGCCGTCTGGAGGCGGCGGGTCACGAGAACCTGCTCCTGCGCACCCATTCGGAGCTCGACCTCACCTCCCAGGCGGCGACCGAGGCGTTCTTCGCGTCCGAGCGTCCCGAGTACGTGTTCCTCGCGGCCGCGAAGGTGGGGGGGATAGGCGCCAACTCCGCGTATCCCGCCGAGTTCATCTACGAGAACCTGGCGATCGCAATGAACGTCGTCGAGGCGGCGCGGGTCCATGGCGTCACCAAGCTCCTCAACCTGGGCTCGTCATGCATCTACCCCCGGCTGGCCGAGCAGCCGATGACCGAGGACGCCCTGCTGACCGGGCCGCTCGAGCCCACGAACGAGCCCTACGCCGTCGCCAAGATCGCCGCGATCAAGCTGTGTTCCGCGTACAACCGCCAGTACGGCACCGACTTCGTGTCGCTCATGCCGACGAACCTGTATGGCGTCGGCGACGATTACGACACCGAATCGGGGCACGCCCTGCCGGCGCTAGTCGCTAAGTTCCACGAGGCGAAGGTGAGCGGGCGGGACCGGGTCGTACTGTGGGGCGACGGTTCGCCGCGGCGGGAATTCCTCTTCTCCGACGACCTGGCGGACGCCGCGGTCATGGTGATGGAGCGGCTGAGCGCGGACGAGGTGGGCGAGTTCATCAACGTGGGGTCCGGCGAGGAGCTCTCCATCGCGCAGCTCGCCGGGCTCGTGCGCGACACCGTCTACGCCGACGCGGCCGGTCGGGAGTGCGAGATCGTCTGGGACACGAGCAGGCCCGGCGGCACGCCGCGCAAGCTGCTCGATACGTCGCGCATGCGCGCCCACGGTTGGCGGCCCTCCACGCCGCTCGCGCGAGGGCTTCCCATCGCCTACGCCGACTACCTCCGCCGTCATGCCTGA
- a CDS encoding glycosyltransferase family 4 protein — MKTVAIYLGGTPSDGGTYQNALSLVSALATFPAEEYRVLGYCRDDVWPGILSRYGIESRVARSQGPASRLVTKVARELPLPLALRKRIGSLAVPFGRQLRRDDVDLCIYPNFEHYAWELSTPSLGAIHDLMHRYEPHFPEVASGDIPAARDRLFSRMRRGATGVLVDSEVGRRQVIESYGPDGAELHVLPYVAPAYIYEAAEREMLDGELDAWADAVGLPPKYLLYPAQFWMHKNHLRLLEALARLLEVHPEAHLVLVGSEKNAVSAVGETIERLGLRDSVSILGYVSNEQMAYLYRHARALVLPTFFGPTNIPPLEAFVLGCPVAVSGIYGMPEQVGDAALTFDPSSVDEIAGACLRLWEDDALCDRLRVLGYERARRWGPPEFAARLREIVDALSRGAK, encoded by the coding sequence GTGAAGACGGTGGCCATATACCTCGGCGGGACCCCGAGCGACGGAGGCACGTACCAGAACGCCCTCTCGCTGGTGTCCGCACTCGCCACGTTCCCAGCCGAGGAGTATCGCGTCCTCGGCTACTGCAGGGACGATGTCTGGCCAGGCATCCTCTCCAGGTACGGGATCGAGAGCCGCGTCGCCCGATCACAGGGCCCGGCATCGAGGCTGGTGACGAAGGTCGCCCGGGAGCTCCCGCTCCCGCTCGCGCTCCGCAAGAGGATCGGTTCGCTGGCCGTGCCGTTCGGCCGCCAGCTGCGGCGCGACGACGTGGACCTGTGCATCTACCCGAACTTCGAGCACTACGCGTGGGAGCTGTCGACGCCGTCCCTCGGCGCCATCCACGACCTCATGCATCGTTACGAACCTCACTTCCCGGAAGTAGCCTCCGGGGACATCCCCGCAGCGCGAGACAGGCTGTTCTCGCGCATGCGCCGGGGAGCCACCGGCGTGCTCGTGGATTCGGAGGTCGGCCGCCGGCAGGTGATCGAATCGTACGGACCCGACGGCGCGGAACTCCACGTCCTGCCGTACGTCGCTCCTGCCTACATCTACGAGGCCGCGGAGCGGGAGATGCTGGACGGAGAGCTGGACGCGTGGGCCGACGCGGTGGGCCTGCCTCCGAAGTACCTCCTGTACCCCGCCCAGTTCTGGATGCACAAGAACCATCTCCGCCTCTTGGAGGCGCTGGCACGGCTGCTCGAGGTACATCCGGAGGCGCACCTGGTGCTGGTCGGCTCGGAGAAGAACGCCGTCTCCGCCGTCGGCGAGACGATCGAACGGCTCGGGCTGCGAGACTCGGTGAGCATACTGGGCTACGTGTCGAACGAGCAGATGGCCTACCTGTACCGTCATGCCCGAGCGCTCGTGCTGCCGACGTTCTTCGGGCCGACGAACATCCCGCCGCTCGAGGCGTTCGTCCTGGGCTGTCCGGTTGCCGTCTCGGGGATCTACGGGATGCCCGAGCAGGTCGGTGACGCCGCGCTGACGTTCGACCCGTCCTCTGTGGATGAGATCGCCGGGGCTTGCCTGCGTCTCTGGGAGGACGACGCCCTGTGCGACCGGCTTCGCGTGCTGGGGTACGAGCGCGCGAGGCGATGGGGCCCGCCGGAGTTCGCGGCACGTCTGCGTGAGATCGTGGATGCGCTATCGAGGGGCGCGAAGTGA
- the gmd gene encoding GDP-mannose 4,6-dehydratase, protein MKRALITGITGQDGAYLAEFLLNKGYEVHGVKRRSSSFNTERIDHLYQDPHEEGVRLLLHHGDLTDSTNLIRILQEVRPEEIYNLGAQSHVQVSFETPEYTADVDGMGALRLLEAMRILRMEKSCRFYQASSSELYGKVRETPQTERTEFYPRSPYAASKLFAYWMVVNYREAYGIHASNGILFNHESPVRGETFVTRKITRAAARIKLGIQDKLYLGNLDAKRDWGFAGDYVEAMWLILQQDEPDDYVIATGVTTSVRDFVLAAFKYVGIELRFEGEGLAERGVDAATGSVLVEVDPRYFRPTEVDVLLGDPSKAREKLGWSPRVRLPELTAMMVEADLAEAAREAHLKDGGFHVRNEDA, encoded by the coding sequence ATGAAGCGCGCCCTCATCACAGGCATCACCGGACAGGACGGCGCCTACCTCGCCGAATTCCTTCTCAACAAAGGCTACGAGGTGCACGGCGTCAAGCGCCGCTCGTCGAGCTTCAACACCGAACGGATCGACCACCTCTACCAGGATCCGCACGAGGAGGGCGTCCGTCTGCTGCTCCATCACGGAGACCTCACCGACTCCACCAACCTGATCAGGATCCTGCAGGAAGTGCGCCCCGAGGAGATCTACAACCTCGGCGCCCAGAGCCACGTGCAGGTCTCGTTCGAGACTCCGGAGTACACCGCCGACGTGGATGGCATGGGTGCGCTGCGCCTGCTGGAGGCGATGCGCATCCTGCGCATGGAGAAGAGCTGCCGATTCTACCAGGCGTCCTCCAGCGAACTGTACGGCAAGGTACGGGAGACACCGCAGACGGAGAGGACCGAGTTCTACCCGCGCAGTCCGTATGCCGCCTCGAAGCTCTTCGCCTACTGGATGGTCGTCAACTACCGGGAGGCGTACGGGATCCATGCCTCGAACGGCATCCTCTTCAACCACGAGAGCCCCGTTCGCGGCGAGACGTTCGTGACGCGGAAGATCACGCGGGCGGCCGCGCGCATCAAGCTCGGGATCCAGGACAAGCTCTACCTCGGCAATCTCGACGCCAAGCGTGACTGGGGCTTCGCCGGTGACTACGTGGAGGCCATGTGGCTCATCCTGCAGCAGGATGAGCCGGACGACTACGTGATCGCCACGGGCGTCACCACTTCGGTGCGCGACTTCGTGCTCGCCGCCTTCAAGTACGTCGGGATCGAGTTGCGGTTCGAGGGCGAAGGCCTCGCGGAACGAGGCGTCGACGCCGCGACCGGATCCGTCCTGGTGGAAGTCGATCCCCGCTACTTCCGCCCGACCGAGGTCGACGTGCTCCTGGGGGATCCGTCGAAGGCGCGCGAGAAGCTCGGGTGGTCTCCGCGCGTGCGGCTGCCCGAGCTCACCGCGATGATGGTCGAGGCCGATCTCGCGGAGGCGGCACGTGAGGCGCACCTGAAGGACGGTGGCTTCCACGTGCGCAACGAAGATGCGTAG
- the leuC gene encoding 3-isopropylmalate dehydratase large subunit has product MPRPMTITEKILAAHAGLPEVEPGQLIECDLDLVLANDVTAPIAIREFLRIGVPDVWDREKVALVPDHYTPNKDIKSAEQARIMRDFAREQGITHYYEIGCMGVEHALLPEQGVVVPGDCAIGADSHTCTYGALGAFATGVGSTDAAAGMATGQAWFKVPASLKFEIDGDLGEWVSAKDVILHVIGMIGVDGALYQAMEFTGSTISSLGMDGRMTICNMAIEAGGKSGIIGVDDVTREYVRGRAERGWVEHASDPDAAYAHVYGIDAAEIEPTVAFPHLPSNVRKARDAREVRVDQVVIGSCTNGRLEDMRVAADVLRGRKVHPDVRLIVIPATQRVYRDMMAEGLTEVFLDANAAVSTPTCGPCLGGHMGILAAGERAVATTNRNFVGRMGHPESEVYLSSPAVAAATAIAGHIAVPGDVA; this is encoded by the coding sequence ATGCCCCGCCCCATGACGATCACCGAGAAGATACTCGCCGCCCATGCCGGCCTGCCCGAGGTCGAGCCGGGGCAGCTCATCGAGTGCGACCTCGACCTCGTGCTCGCCAACGACGTGACGGCGCCGATCGCGATCAGGGAGTTCCTCAGGATCGGCGTCCCCGATGTGTGGGACCGGGAGAAGGTCGCGCTCGTGCCGGACCACTACACGCCGAACAAGGACATCAAGTCCGCCGAGCAGGCCAGGATCATGCGCGACTTCGCGCGCGAGCAGGGCATCACGCACTACTACGAGATCGGGTGCATGGGCGTGGAGCACGCGCTCCTGCCCGAGCAGGGCGTGGTCGTACCGGGAGATTGCGCCATCGGCGCCGACTCGCACACGTGCACGTACGGCGCGCTCGGGGCGTTCGCGACCGGCGTCGGCTCGACCGACGCGGCCGCCGGCATGGCGACCGGGCAGGCGTGGTTCAAGGTGCCGGCCTCGCTGAAGTTCGAGATCGACGGCGACCTCGGCGAGTGGGTGTCGGCCAAGGACGTGATCCTGCACGTCATCGGGATGATCGGGGTCGACGGGGCCCTGTACCAGGCGATGGAGTTCACCGGTTCTACGATCTCGAGCCTCGGCATGGACGGGCGCATGACGATCTGCAACATGGCGATAGAGGCCGGCGGCAAGAGCGGCATCATCGGTGTCGACGACGTCACCCGCGAGTACGTCCGAGGACGCGCCGAGCGCGGGTGGGTCGAGCACGCCAGCGACCCGGACGCGGCCTACGCGCACGTGTACGGGATCGACGCGGCGGAGATCGAGCCCACGGTGGCCTTCCCGCACCTGCCGAGCAACGTGCGCAAGGCCAGGGACGCGCGCGAGGTCAGGGTCGACCAGGTGGTGATCGGGTCGTGCACGAACGGGCGGCTGGAGGACATGCGTGTGGCCGCCGACGTGCTTCGCGGCCGCAAGGTCCACCCAGACGTGCGCCTCATCGTCATCCCCGCGACCCAGCGGGTGTACCGGGACATGATGGCCGAGGGGCTGACGGAGGTGTTCCTCGACGCCAATGCCGCGGTCTCCACGCCCACCTGCGGACCGTGCCTGGGCGGACACATGGGCATCCTGGCGGCCGGCGAGAGGGCGGTGGCGACGACGAACCGCAACTTCGTCGGGCGGATGGGCCACCCCGAGAGCGAGGTCTACCTGAGCTCGCCCGCGGTCGCCGCGGCCACGGCGATAGCCGGGCACATCGCGGTGCCGGGGGACGTGGCGTAG
- a CDS encoding 2-isopropylmalate synthase, which produces MNGDRVRVFDTTLRDGEQSPGASMNTAEKLEIARQLVRLGVDVIEAGFPISSPGDFESVRAIGAEVGEACVVCGLSRAIPADIETAADALKTAARRRIHTGIGVSESHLTHKLRITPEEALERGVAAVKLGRRFVGDVEFYAEDAGRAEPAFLYRMIEAVIAAGATVVNIPDTTGYTYPEEFGALIAGLFEHVSGIEDVTVSVHCHNDLGMATANALAGVRAGARQVECTVNGIGERAGNTSMEEVVMALRSRRDYFGVDTGINTREITRTSKLVSGITGIVVQPNKAIVGANAFSHSSGIHQDGVLKERTTYEIIDPADVGVLESRIVLTARSGRHALRHRLSELGYELTEDAFEDMYARFLQLADKKKQVYDGDLEAMMTDQVQAASEVYHLAEVHVMCGEPGIPTATVHLVAEDGAQLVDSSHGTGPVDAVYKAINRMIDVPNELIEFSVQSVTAGIDALGEVTIRVRAEDGRVFTGRGAHSDIIVASAKAYTNALNRLLVAQKPAVHEEL; this is translated from the coding sequence GTGAACGGCGACAGGGTCCGGGTCTTCGACACGACGCTGCGCGACGGCGAGCAGTCGCCCGGCGCCAGCATGAACACCGCCGAGAAGCTCGAGATCGCGCGGCAGCTCGTGCGTCTGGGCGTGGACGTGATCGAGGCGGGATTCCCGATCTCGAGCCCCGGGGACTTCGAGAGCGTGCGCGCCATCGGCGCCGAGGTCGGCGAAGCGTGCGTCGTCTGCGGGCTCTCCCGCGCCATCCCGGCGGACATCGAGACCGCGGCCGACGCGCTCAAGACCGCTGCTCGCCGGCGCATCCACACCGGTATCGGGGTCTCGGAGAGCCATCTCACCCACAAGCTGCGCATCACGCCCGAGGAGGCGCTGGAGCGCGGGGTGGCCGCGGTCAAGCTCGGCCGCCGCTTCGTGGGCGACGTGGAGTTCTACGCCGAGGACGCCGGGAGGGCCGAGCCCGCCTTCCTGTACCGGATGATCGAGGCGGTCATAGCAGCGGGGGCCACGGTCGTGAACATCCCCGACACCACCGGCTACACCTATCCCGAGGAGTTCGGGGCGCTCATCGCCGGACTCTTCGAGCACGTGTCCGGCATCGAGGACGTAACCGTGTCGGTGCACTGCCACAACGACCTCGGGATGGCGACCGCGAACGCACTCGCGGGGGTGCGCGCCGGGGCGCGCCAGGTCGAGTGCACCGTGAACGGCATCGGGGAGCGGGCGGGCAACACGTCCATGGAGGAGGTCGTGATGGCGCTGCGCTCGCGCCGCGACTACTTCGGCGTGGACACCGGGATCAACACCCGCGAGATCACCCGCACGAGCAAGCTCGTGTCCGGCATCACCGGCATCGTCGTGCAGCCCAACAAGGCGATCGTGGGCGCCAACGCCTTCTCTCACTCCTCGGGCATCCACCAGGACGGGGTGCTGAAGGAGCGCACCACCTACGAGATCATCGACCCGGCGGACGTGGGCGTGCTGGAGAGCCGGATCGTGCTCACCGCCCGCAGCGGGCGCCACGCCCTGCGCCACCGGCTCTCGGAGCTGGGCTACGAGCTCACCGAGGACGCTTTCGAGGACATGTACGCGCGCTTCCTTCAGCTCGCAGACAAGAAGAAGCAGGTCTACGACGGCGACCTCGAGGCGATGATGACCGACCAGGTCCAGGCGGCCAGCGAGGTCTACCACCTCGCCGAGGTCCACGTGATGTGCGGCGAGCCCGGAATCCCCACGGCCACCGTGCACCTGGTGGCCGAGGACGGCGCGCAGCTGGTCGACTCCTCGCACGGCACCGGGCCGGTGGATGCCGTGTACAAGGCGATCAACCGGATGATCGACGTGCCCAACGAGCTCATCGAGTTCTCGGTTCAGTCTGTCACGGCCGGCATCGACGCGCTCGGCGAGGTGACGATACGGGTGCGTGCCGAAGACGGGCGCGTCTTCACGGGTCGCGGGGCGCACAGCGACATCATCGTGGCCTCGGCCAAGGCCTACACCAACGCGCTCAACCGCCTGCTCGTCGCGCAGAAGCCGGCCGTGCACGAGGAGCTGTAG
- a CDS encoding DegT/DnrJ/EryC1/StrS family aminotransferase, with product MTSFVPVNEPLLDGNEKAYLAECVETGWISSEGPFVRRFEEEMAALTGRRHAVAVTNGSSALELAVELLDIGSGDEVMIPAFTIISCAAPVVRRGATPVVVDADPATWTMDVGALAPLVTPRTRAIMPVHIYGLPVDMDAVLEIARRHGLAVIEDAAEAHGLTYRGRPCGSFGDMSIFSFYPNKHVTSGEGGMLLTDDEHLAARARSKRNLCFKPERRFVHDDLGYNLRMSNLQAAVGVAQIERLPGFIARKHEMGRRYGELLADIEGLQLPAPRTEYAENDYWVYGVVLDDSVPADAREVMRRLGERGIGTRPFFYPMHLQPVFRGRGLFAGVSCPVSERLGERGFYLPSGLALTEAQMERVAGELRAVLEDVRTERG from the coding sequence GTGACGAGCTTCGTGCCGGTCAACGAGCCCCTGCTGGACGGCAACGAGAAGGCTTACCTCGCCGAGTGCGTCGAGACCGGTTGGATCTCCTCGGAAGGGCCGTTCGTCCGGCGGTTCGAGGAGGAGATGGCCGCCCTGACCGGCCGTAGGCACGCAGTGGCCGTGACCAACGGGTCTTCCGCGCTCGAGCTGGCCGTCGAGCTGCTCGATATCGGATCCGGCGACGAGGTGATGATCCCGGCGTTCACCATCATCTCCTGCGCCGCGCCCGTCGTGCGCCGGGGCGCGACGCCGGTAGTGGTCGACGCCGACCCGGCCACCTGGACGATGGATGTGGGCGCGCTCGCTCCTCTCGTCACGCCGCGCACCCGCGCCATCATGCCCGTGCACATCTACGGCTTGCCGGTGGACATGGACGCCGTGCTCGAGATCGCGCGCCGGCACGGTCTCGCCGTGATCGAGGACGCGGCCGAGGCACACGGGCTGACCTACCGGGGCCGGCCGTGCGGCTCTTTCGGTGACATGAGCATCTTCAGCTTCTATCCGAACAAGCACGTAACGTCGGGGGAAGGGGGGATGCTGCTGACAGACGACGAGCATCTCGCGGCGCGCGCCCGCTCGAAACGCAACCTCTGCTTCAAGCCGGAGCGCCGCTTCGTTCACGACGACCTCGGCTACAACCTGCGCATGTCCAACCTCCAGGCCGCCGTCGGCGTGGCGCAGATCGAACGGCTCCCCGGGTTCATAGCGCGCAAGCATGAGATGGGTCGCCGGTACGGTGAGCTGCTCGCCGACATCGAGGGGCTGCAGCTGCCGGCGCCGCGGACCGAGTATGCGGAGAACGACTACTGGGTCTACGGGGTCGTGTTGGACGACAGCGTCCCCGCCGATGCTCGCGAGGTCATGCGGCGCCTGGGCGAGCGGGGGATCGGGACTCGCCCGTTCTTCTACCCCATGCACCTGCAACCGGTCTTCCGGGGACGCGGCCTGTTCGCCGGGGTGTCCTGCCCCGTGTCCGAGCGCCTCGGCGAGCGGGGCTTCTACCTCCCCAGCGGGCTGGCTCTCACCGAGGCGCAGATGGAGCGCGTCGCGGGCGAGCTTCGGGCCGTGCTCGAGGACGTTCGAACGGAACGGGGGTGA
- a CDS encoding glycosyltransferase gives MPEGPATARPLVSVVTVCFNSERHLAEAMGSVLAQSYPEIEYVVVDGGSSDGTVAIIRSFEDRFGGRLRWVSEPDEGIYDAMNKGIAMSTGELVGLLNSDDTYLPGAIERVVEAYLADPGTGAVYGDAEVLDEGGSHPRVERARALSAGEKRPDRMPMCHQSLFVARRTYDEIGTFDTAYRILADYEWILRAIAAGVAMDHIAVPLARFRSGGACSVDMTRSNRERERIRVKYGANPVVERLRRARHALNRMVYAAIRGGRPRRTRTGEPAGESDR, from the coding sequence ATGCCTGAGGGGCCCGCGACGGCACGGCCCCTCGTCTCGGTCGTCACCGTATGCTTCAACAGCGAGCGGCACCTCGCCGAGGCGATGGGGTCGGTCCTGGCACAGAGCTACCCGGAGATCGAGTACGTCGTCGTCGACGGCGGTTCCTCGGACGGCACGGTAGCCATCATCCGCTCGTTCGAGGACAGGTTCGGGGGGCGTCTGCGCTGGGTCTCGGAGCCTGACGAAGGCATCTACGACGCCATGAACAAGGGGATCGCCATGAGCACCGGCGAACTCGTGGGACTGCTCAACAGCGATGACACCTACCTGCCCGGGGCGATCGAGAGGGTCGTGGAAGCGTACCTCGCGGATCCCGGGACCGGCGCGGTCTACGGTGACGCGGAGGTGCTCGACGAGGGCGGCTCGCACCCAAGGGTCGAGCGCGCCAGGGCGCTCTCCGCCGGTGAGAAGCGGCCCGACAGGATGCCCATGTGTCATCAGTCGCTGTTCGTCGCGCGCCGGACGTACGACGAGATCGGCACGTTCGACACGGCGTATCGGATCCTGGCGGACTACGAGTGGATCCTGCGGGCGATCGCAGCCGGGGTCGCCATGGATCATATCGCCGTACCGCTCGCGCGATTCCGCTCGGGTGGCGCGTGCAGCGTGGACATGACGCGGTCCAATCGAGAGCGAGAGCGTATCCGGGTGAAGTACGGGGCCAACCCGGTGGTCGAGCGGTTGCGGAGGGCCCGGCATGCCCTCAACCGCATGGTCTATGCTGCGATCAGGGGTGGGCGACCGAGGCGCACGCGGACGGGCGAGCCTGCGGGAGAGAGCGATCGATGA
- a CDS encoding class I SAM-dependent methyltransferase codes for MVFGAYSRYYGLFYGDKPYAEEAGFVDALLHEYGSGIVDLLELGCGTGRHAREFASLGYRVHGIDLSETMLEDASSGPPGRSHSGALSFELADARTYRAGRTFDAVVSLFHVMSYQTTNGDLLASFRTAAEHLGSRGLFVFDCWYGPAVLTERPEHREKTLEDEAVRVTRLAEPVMRPNDDVCEVHYRITVAPKDGGEESVLEETHEMRYLFAPEVALALDSEGFDVVRSCEFGTGAELDFHTWNGCFVARKR; via the coding sequence GTGGTCTTCGGCGCGTACTCCCGCTACTACGGCCTGTTCTACGGAGACAAGCCCTACGCCGAGGAGGCCGGGTTCGTCGACGCTCTGCTGCACGAGTATGGGAGCGGCATCGTCGACCTGCTGGAGCTGGGTTGCGGCACCGGCCGGCACGCCCGGGAGTTCGCTTCGCTGGGGTACCGGGTCCACGGCATCGACCTCTCGGAGACGATGCTCGAGGACGCGTCGAGCGGCCCGCCGGGCAGGTCGCACTCCGGAGCGCTCTCGTTCGAGCTGGCCGATGCGCGCACATACCGCGCCGGCCGGACGTTCGACGCCGTGGTCTCGCTCTTCCACGTGATGAGCTACCAGACGACCAACGGTGATCTGCTGGCGTCGTTCCGCACCGCCGCGGAGCATCTCGGATCCCGCGGCCTCTTCGTCTTCGACTGCTGGTACGGTCCCGCGGTGCTCACCGAGCGGCCCGAGCACAGGGAGAAGACGCTCGAGGACGAAGCCGTGCGCGTGACCCGCCTCGCCGAACCGGTGATGCGGCCCAACGACGACGTCTGCGAGGTCCACTATCGCATCACCGTCGCCCCGAAGGACGGCGGCGAGGAGTCCGTCCTCGAGGAGACCCACGAGATGCGGTACCTGTTCGCCCCGGAGGTGGCCCTCGCGCTGGACTCCGAAGGATTCGACGTCGTGCGCAGCTGCGAGTTCGGCACGGGCGCCGAGCTGGACTTCCACACCTGGAACGGCTGCTTCGTCGCCCGGAAGCGGTAG
- a CDS encoding glycosyltransferase family 39 protein translates to MYLTECVRLLQPRSKGVVTHPMITRLDERRPAVCAIAGALCLAVAAARIVLALTTPAPDLVLDAAGYDDAGRRLAGEGYYAWVYPGDEVEHPAANAMHLPGYPAFLAALYTAVGVDTAPQPLVSVVQAVLSGLTLWGVFLLGRDLKGPGTGLAATILGAAYLPFWWSYRYVLTEDLFAALCVWAAWLLLSAIREEGRRAYIAYAAAGAVASAATYVRVASAAWMLLTGAILLFLGGPERGRFLRGSGVVLLTVVLFFGPWWYRNSQIYGRFIPFNTMTSSGSLVASFDDREELVEVLESLDRGHVDPPEDIELDRKMASVARTRTREALDTDPVGYVLRRTRLVAVSFFTYHPNPFGGFSGMGGVTEALHLAVLALAAVGLWVHRSRMAVWILAGLPLSLVAVHAVTLVYSRYLFPMMPFMIVLAGLGLAAAAPREPPEGVGSPTAA, encoded by the coding sequence TTGTACCTGACCGAGTGCGTGCGACTGTTGCAGCCGAGGAGCAAGGGGGTCGTGACGCACCCGATGATCACGCGGCTCGACGAAAGGCGCCCGGCAGTGTGCGCGATAGCAGGCGCGCTCTGTCTCGCGGTCGCCGCTGCAAGAATCGTGCTAGCACTGACGACCCCGGCGCCCGACCTCGTGCTCGATGCAGCGGGCTACGACGACGCCGGACGCCGTCTCGCCGGCGAAGGCTACTACGCATGGGTCTATCCGGGGGACGAAGTCGAGCACCCGGCTGCGAACGCCATGCATCTGCCGGGGTACCCCGCGTTCCTTGCCGCACTCTACACGGCCGTCGGTGTCGACACCGCACCCCAACCGCTGGTCTCCGTCGTCCAGGCCGTTCTGTCCGGCCTCACGCTGTGGGGCGTCTTCCTGCTGGGACGAGACCTGAAGGGTCCGGGCACCGGGCTCGCGGCGACGATCCTCGGCGCCGCCTATCTTCCCTTCTGGTGGTCCTACCGGTACGTGCTCACCGAGGACCTCTTCGCGGCGCTCTGCGTTTGGGCCGCGTGGTTGCTGCTGTCCGCGATCCGAGAGGAAGGGCGACGTGCCTACATCGCCTACGCCGCCGCCGGCGCGGTCGCTTCTGCCGCCACCTACGTGCGTGTGGCGAGCGCGGCCTGGATGCTGCTGACAGGAGCTATACTCCTCTTCCTCGGCGGCCCTGAGCGAGGCCGCTTCTTGCGCGGTTCCGGCGTCGTCCTACTGACCGTCGTCCTCTTCTTCGGGCCGTGGTGGTACCGCAATTCGCAGATCTACGGCCGATTCATCCCCTTCAACACGATGACCTCCTCCGGTTCGCTCGTCGCCTCCTTCGACGATCGAGAGGAACTCGTCGAGGTGTTGGAGTCACTGGATCGAGGACACGTCGACCCGCCGGAGGACATCGAACTCGATCGGAAGATGGCGTCCGTCGCTCGCACCCGGACGCGCGAGGCACTCGACACCGACCCCGTCGGATACGTCCTGAGAAGGACCCGTCTCGTGGCAGTCTCCTTCTTCACGTACCACCCCAATCCGTTCGGCGGTTTCTCGGGCATGGGAGGCGTGACTGAAGCGCTGCACCTCGCCGTCCTGGCGCTTGCAGCGGTAGGACTGTGGGTCCACCGTTCCCGAATGGCGGTCTGGATACTGGCCGGCCTGCCGCTCTCGCTGGTGGCCGTACACGCGGTCACGCTCGTGTACTCGCGCTACCTGTTCCCGATGATGCCGTTCATGATCGTACTGGCCGGCCTCGGTCTCGCCGCGGCGGCTCCGCGAGAACCCCCGGAGGGGGTCGGCTCGCCCACGGCCGCCTAG